Proteins from a genomic interval of Indicator indicator isolate 239-I01 chromosome 1, UM_Iind_1.1, whole genome shotgun sequence:
- the MZT1 gene encoding mitotic-spindle organizing protein 1: MASNAANLNAVRETMDVLLEISRILNTGLDMETLSICVRLCEQGINPEALSSVIKELRKATEALKAAENMAG, translated from the exons ATGGCGAGCAATGCCGCCAACCTCAACGCGGTGCGGGAGACGATGGACG TTCTGTTGGAAATTTCAAGAATATTAAACACTGGCTTGGACATGGAGACATTGTCTATTTGTGTGCGGCTTTGTGAACAGGGGATAAATCCGGAAGCATTATCATCTGTTATTAAAGAGCTACGTAAAGCTACAGAAGCTCTAAAG gCTGCTGAAAATATGGCTGGCTGA